In the genome of Dyadobacter fermentans DSM 18053, the window ATGTAGGAGAACAATGCATCTGCCGAACGGTTGGAGAAGTTGGTAGGTGTTCCCGAACCGGTCGAAAGGCTGGTGTAGTTAGGGTCGAAAGAGAAATAGTTCTGCGTCGATCCGCCTACTTCGCGGTAGGTGCTGTTGTATGCTTCCGTTCCCAAAAGCACTTTCACATTGTGCTTGTCGTTAAACGAGTGCTCGTAGGTAACGGTGTTGGTCCAGGTCCAGTTGTAGCCCGAGTTCACGCGTTCCGAGTAGGAATTGGTCGTCACGTTTTCGGAGTTCTCCCATTCAGGATAGGCAAATGTATTCTCCGCATAAGTGAACTGCCCGCCACCGAAGCTTGTACGGAAGTTGAAATCTTTGAGGAAATCCACCTCTGCAAACATGTTACCAAACAGGCTGTTAACCACCCCACGGTTGTTGCGAGCGCGGTCGCGGATCGCGACGGGGTTTTTGGCATTACCCAGGCCGCTACCGAATGAACCGGCATAGTTACCCTGGATATCGTACACCGGGATGATCGGCTGCATGCGGTAAGCCATACCGATACCACCGCCTTCTTCGAGGATACCCGTACGCGGGTTGTTCACGAGGGTAAGCGCGATGTTTTCACCCACGCGGATGTTTTTCGTGATGTTGTACTGGCTGTTGGCGCGGATCGTGTAGCGTTTCAGGAAAGTGTTCATCAGGTTACCCTGCTGGTTGAAATGATTGAACGAAAACAGGTAGTTACCCTGCTCGCCGCCGCCGCTCACCGAGAGGTTGTGGCTCTGGATCGGCGCATTCTTGAACACCTCGTGGAACCAGTCGGTACCCTGCTTGTTGGCCTTCACAATGCGGTAAAAGGAGTCCATATCCGCTTTGTCGGTGTAGTTCGGGTTCACGTAATATTTCGAAAGGTCCACGCTGCCTTCTTTCGCACCGGTAGGCACGATGTAGTCGGGAAGCACAGGCGATTCTCCGCTGCCGTACTGTGGATCGTTGATCGCCGCTCCCGAGTTTTTCAATGCGAGGAATTTCAGGTCGGCCATTCCCTGCGGCGAAAGAATGTCGTACACATTGCCTTTCGGAACGGTTTGTGTGCCGTAGAACATGTCGTAGCTTACTTTCACTTTGCCCTGGCCACGCTTGGTGGTAATGATCACTACCCCGTTGGAAGCGCGCGAACCGTAAATGGAAGCCGAACCGGCATCTTTCAATACCTGCATCGAAGCCACGTCATTGGGGTTCAGGTTGTTGATATCCTGGGTAGGCACGCCGTCCACCACGAACAATGGCGTGTTGTTTCCGAACGAGTTGATACCGCGGATACGGATCTGCGGCGCTTGTCCCGGCTGGCCGGAAGTAAGGACGGTCACACCGGAGGCACGGCCTTGCAGCTGGTTGCTCAGGTTGGCATTCGGCTGCTCGGTCAGTTCCGATACTTTCACGATCGATACCGCACCGGTGAGGTCCTTGCGGCTGGCGGTTCCATAACCTACCACCACCACTTCGTTCAGCAGTTTTTCGTCCTGCGTGAGCGTCACGTCGAGCACATTCTGGCCTGCGGCTACGTCCACATCTTTGGAAGTAAATCCTACAAAGCTGAATGTAAGGGTCACATTGCCATCCGGCGCGTCGATTTTGTAAGCGCCGTCGGCATCAGTACCTGTACCGCGGGAGGTGCCTTTCACCACCACCGAAACGCCCGGAAGGAAGGAGCCGCTCGCATCGGTAACCACCCCTGAAATAGTCCGGTCTACGGTCGCCGACTTGTAGCTTTGCGGGTTCAGCCTTTCGACGGGCATTTTCACCCTTTTCAGGATGATCTGCTTGCCTGAGACTTCAAAATCGAGGTTCAAAGGCGTCAGGATGGTTTTCAGCGCGGCGCCCAGCTGTTCCTGCCGGACATTCACGCTTACCTTCCGCTCCGCCTTGATCAGACTGGAACTGTACAGAAATTTGATTTTAACCTGGTCTTCTATCGCTGACAACACTTTACGGACGTCCTGGTTCTGCACCTGGATCGTCACACGGTTATTCAGGACCTCCTGCGCTTCGGTAACACCAGCCACGGCCACGGTCGTCAGGAGTGCAGCAATGATGAGTTGCATACAACTGAATCTCATAAGGATCTGCCAATAAGCATAGTTAGGATACAATTTTTTCATAACTTTACTAAGTTTTGTAACATGGAAAATGGGCAAAACGAATCCTCCATCCGCTGGTAACGGATGTAATCGTAATGGGGATGAATTCAGGGTTGGTGATGGTGCAACATCGCCAACCTTTTTTTGTAGGGAAGTTTTGGTTAAATCATAGAAGCAGCAGGGTTAGGGTTGTCAGTTAGGTTTGTTATGCATTTGGTAAAATCTTGAATTTCAATTACATCCGTGACCCGAGATGATCATCCGGCCGTCCACTATCTGAAAATCGGCCTCGATGCCTTTGCAAATGAGGTCCATCTTTTCATAGAGACTTTCGTTTGTGAAAGAGGCAGTGAGCAGGCATTGGCTGAATAAACGGTCGTCATATACGATGTCGATCCCGTACGTTTCCTCGATGTTGCTGAACAGCTGCGCCACCGGCATATCCTGGAATTTCTGCAACGGTGCTGGTAACACCGCCGACACAAGAACTTCCGGTGATTCCACCAATTCTTTGCGGATTTGTATCTGATCTCTCGAAAAAAGCACTTTTTGGTTCGGGGTGATGATCGTTCCCGCGAGTTCCGGGGTGGCTATACCCTCGCACACTTCGGTGTCGGTGCGGGGAAAAACCGATACTTTGCCGGTCTTGACGCACACTTCCACCTGTTTCGCATCCTCGAACGCCTTTACCATAAAGCTCGTACCCAACACCTTGGTGACCAACTCATTGGAATACACCACAAACGGACGCTGGCGGTTTTTGGTTACTGTAAAAAACGCATGTCCCGACAGGTACACTTCGCGCAATGCATTGTCCATGAATGCCCTGCGATAACTTACGCTGCTTTTAGGCTGCAACAATATCGTGCTGCTATCGGGCAATGTGAGCAGAATCGGTGCGATGGTCGTGTTCGTTTGCTCGATTAGTGGCTCTTCCACGGCCGACAACAGTTCTGAATAACTCACATGGTTGTCGTGACGGTTGGGTTTCCGCAGCCAGCCGATCACTACCAGCACCACCGCAGCGGCCGTGAGTGAAGCGCCCAGCCTGAACCATAACCTCCTCGCCTGCCCGCCGCCCGTCGTTTCCCGCCGGCTCTGGATTCCTTCCAACATGGATGCCACCTGGTCGTCTGCCGGGAAATCCTCTTCCATCTGCGATTGTATGCCCAGGAGCAGTGATCTTGCGCCTGCTATTGCTTCTGATTTTTCGGGGTGTTGCAATAAAAAGTTGTTCCAAAAATCATCGGATTCGCGGTCCGGGGTCAGCACCCAGGACTTGAAATGTCGATCTTCCAGAAAATCAGCTAATCCGTAATGATAGTAACTCATCGGATATGATTATTTAATGAAAAAATGTAAACATGGTGCTCATAAGGAAAGAGCAAATGCGAAGGCGGTTTAACTCGTTTGGCGCGAATTATTTTAGAAGAAAAATGAAAAGGCCGGAAATGGCGGCTGAAATGGTGAGTTGGCGCAGCTTGCTTACTGCCCGCTGCACAAGGTTGCGCACCGATTGCTCATTGATCGTGAGCATTTCGGAAATTTGTGAGTAGCTGAAATCCTGGTAGTAGCGCAGCATGAGCACCTCATATTGCCGGCCGGGCAGGCTTTTGAGCCAGGCATCGAGCTCATCCTTTTGCTTCTGGAACTGCTCCGATTCGATGATCTCGCTTTCCTTCGAAAGTTCCACCGGGTGGAAGCCTTCGTCGATGTATTCCCAGCGCTCATTGAAACGGCCGTTGCCAGCCTTATGAATGCGCCTGCGAAGCGAGCGGAATAGGTAAAAACGGGGAGATTCGGCGTCGGCCAGGCGGGAGCGGCTTTGCCAGAGATCGATAAACAAATCCTGAACGAGGTCCTCGATCACCGCATCTTCGGTAGCGAGTTTCTTTCCATAACTATACAGCACCCGTACATACCGCTGGTAGAGTGCCGTAAATGCCTCTTCATCACCCTGGCGAAAGCGTTGCCAGAGGACTTTATCGTCGTTATCAGTAAAAGTTGAAGCCAAATAGTCAGGATTTTTGCTTTGTCCAAAAATACTAAAAAATGTTCAAATAGAACAATTTCACTAATAAATCTCACCATATATTGGCATATTGTTATGCAATATTGGCATGTTTTGATACATAAATGGCTGGTTACATAGCAATTACGCGGGCAACCACAGGTGAAAAACAGCCCCTTCGCCTGGGTGTGATTCGGCAGAAACGTAGCCATTGTGCTGCTCAATGATTTTCTTGACAATGCTCAGCCCGATTCCCGTTCCGGCATATTCCTGCCTGCGGTGTAGCCGCTGAAACAGCGCGAATATCTTCTCACTAAACTCCGGCTCGAAGCCGATCCCGTTGTCCCGGATCGTGATGTGGTAATAGTCGCCTTCGCGCGGCCCGGTACCGGCAAGCGGGATGTCCCGTCCGGCCTCGCGGCGGCCGGTGATCCGGATTTCGGGCTTTCCGTTCGAGAATTTGAGCGAGTTGCTGATAAGATTGGAAAACAGCTGGTTCATTTGCAGCACATTGGCGCGGAGCACGGGCAGGTTTTCGCACACCACCGCCGCCTGCTTTTCCTCGATCGCCAGCTCGAAATCCACGCGAATGTCGTCGATGACCTTGTTCAAATCCACCAGTTGCAAGTTTTCGCCATTTTCGGAAAGACGGCTGTACGACAGTACCGACTGGATCAGCTCGCCCATACGCTGCGATGCGAGGTAAATTTTCTTGAAATAACCCTTCGAAAGGTCGCTATCGAAATCGTTGCGTTCGATGAGGTGAATGAATGTCTGGATCTTGCGCAGCGGCTCCTGAAGGTCGTGGCTGGCCACGTAGTTGAACGATTCCAGTTCTTTGTTGGCATGGAGCAGGTCTTGTGTCCGCTGGTCCACTTTTCGTTCGAGTTCCTCCGTGAAAATGCGCTGGTCGTGCGAATCGGAAAACGCGCCGATCCAGTTGATAATGCTGCCCATTTCGTCGCGAATGGGCTCTCCGATGCCGGAATGCCAGCGGTATTCGCCGGTTTTGCTTCGCAGGCGCACTTCCGCCTTGTAGCCTGCGCCTGTTGCCAGGCTGTATGCCCAGCTTTCTGAAATGGCTTCAAGGTCGTCCGGGTGGACGATCTGCCGCCAGGAATGCTCGTCTGTCGGCGCCACACCCGAATATTCCATCCATCGCCCCGAAGCGAAAAGCACATGGCCTTTTTCGTCGGTCATCCACACCAGCTGGGGTAATGTTTCCGTGAGCGTCCTGAACTGCTTTTCGCTCGCTTCGATCTTGCTCCGCGCGCTCGACATGCGCATTTGCGCCTGCGCCCGCACGATGAGCTCCCTGCTCGAAAACGGCTTTACAATGTAATCATCCGCACCGATCTCGATCCCCTCGATCCTCGACTCCTCTCCTGCCCGGGCGGTGATCAGGATAATGGGCGTTTGGGCGATCACCGGATCATTTTTCACGGCCTTTAACAATGCAATTCCGTCCATTTCGGGCATCATCACATCGCTCAACACGAGCGCCGGCCGGTGCCGCCGGATGATTTCGAGGGCTTCCACGCCATTGGAAGCGGTTAAGGTATCGTATTCGCTGCCCAAGAGCGACTGGATGTGCTGGCGCATGTCGGCATTGTCGTCGGCAATCAGGACGCAATTTTTGCCGCCATTGTCGCACGACTTGTCGCTTCGGGCGGCAAATTGCCCCGCAGCCAGCAGCGTTTCAGCTTCTTTGATATAAAAATCGGAGATCGCCTCGGCCATTTCCGGGTCTGTTTCGAACACTTGCGACGCGTCCAGGTGCTTGTTGCCAAGCGGCACGGTTACTGTGAAGCGACTGCCTTTGCCCTCCATGCTCTCCACGCCAATGTCGCCTCCGTGCAAATGCACCAGTTCCCGGATCAGCGACAAGCCTATGCCGGTGCCTTCGTAGGTACGCCCGGCCGAGTTTTGCACGCGGTGAAAACGCTCGAACACATGCGGAAGCTCATGCGCGGGAATGCCCACGCCCGTATCGCTTACCGCCAGCCGTACGGCCTTCTCCTCCGCGCTCAGTTCCAGTGTGATCGTGCCTTCCAGGGTATATTTGAATGCATTGGACAAAAGATTGAAAACCACTTTCTCCCACATCGGCCGGTCTACGTACGCATCGCATTCATCCCCGGCCACCTTCACCTCGAACTGCATACCCGCCTTTTCGATCACCGAACGGAAATTGGAAGCCAGGTTTTGGGTGTAAGCCGCCAGGTCCGTCCGCACAAACCGTGCGTGGCCGCGGCCGCCTTCCATTCTGCTGAAATCCAGGAGCGTATTCACGAGTTTCAGCAAACGCAGCGCATTGCGGTGGGTCACTTCCACTTTGGCTTTTTCCGCTTCCGACCATTCGGGCGCATTGAGGCGGAGCAATTCTTCAAGCGGACCGAGCATGAGCATGAGCGGCGTGCGGAACTCGTGGCTGATATTGGTAAAAAACAAGGTCTTGGCCTTGTCCAGCTCTTCCAGCGCACGCAGCCGCCGCTGTTCTTCTTCGTAGGCCATCACATTGCCGAGGCCCAGCGCAATGCGGTCGGCGATCTGTTGCAGGAAGTTCCGGTAGGCCTCATCCAGCTTTCGGTAGGGGTTCAATCCCACCGCGAGCAATGCCAGCGGATACTTGCGGCTAGCCGACTGGATGGGCAGGTAAGCCACATACTTCGGCGCTACATCCCAGCCGCCCCTTGCAAGATCCTCCCATTGTCCGCGGTTGAGGGCTTCGGTGGCTTTGTTATCCTCCACGGCGCGGGCGAAATGCACATAGCGCCCGGCATCTTCCGATAGCCGGATTTGCGCGTCGAGCCGGCTGTCCGTTCCCTCCACGCCCGAAGTGGCCACGAGATCGGCGCGCTCGCCGTCCTCGGAGATTTTATACAATACTGCAAAAGGAAAGTCCAGCACGTTGGCCGACAATGCCCGGCCTACCTGGGCGAAAACCTCCCCTTCGCGCTTCCTTTCGCCCAGCGTATCGAGCTGCTGCATGGTTTTGAGCGCGCGCTCGCTGAGAATGCGTTCGGTATCGGCGGTGTTGTAGCAAATGATGCCGGCTGGGCGGCCGTCGTCGCCCAGCACGGGTGTGTAGGAGAATGTATAATAAGTTTCCTCGGGAAAACCGCTTCGGACCATGATCAGCAGCCGGGATTCCACATAAGTGCCCTCATCGCGCTGCATTGCCCGCGACAACATCGGTTCTATCTCTTTCCAGATGTCTTTCCACACCACCGATGCCGGGTCACCGAGTGCGTGCGGATGCTTTCCCCGGACTATATCAATGTAAGCGTCGTTGTAAAATTTCAGCAAATTGGGCCCCCATCCTATCCAGATGGGCTGTTTAGAGCTGAGCATGATGCGGATACACGTTCTCAGGCTCTGCGGCCAGCCGCCCGGACTCCCCAGTTCAGTAGCCGACCAATCGAATTCCCGTATGCGCCGTCCCATTTCACCACCACCCGCCAGAAATTCCAATGCGGTTTGTTCCCTCGGGTCGGTCATATGGCAGTCCTTTTATCGATCACATTTATAAAATCTCTTCTGAGCTCTTCAATATCCGGACTCTTCTTCATAAACCCCGATGCCCCCAGCTCCATGCACCGCGTCACGATCTCCCGCTGGTCCGACGTCGAATACATATAGATCGGCGTTCCGTCCAGCCGTGGGTTTTGTTTCAATTCGGCGAGCAGTTCCATGCCGTTCATTTTAGGCATGTTGATATCTATAAAAATCAGATTGGGCTTGTAGGCAGGCTCGCCCAGCTTTTGGAGCGCCTGGATGCCATCGCATGCGAAATCGCAGGCTACATTCGTGCCTGTGTCCTGAATTGTGAGGAGGAAAATTTCCTGGTCGTCGATATCATCATCTACCAGGAGAATCGAAATATTTCCGGGTGTCTTCATTTCTTAACTTAATCAGCGCTGTCCGTTTCCACCTGCATTGCATATACGTCGGTGACCGGCACATTATAGGCGTTAATTTTGTAACTGCAAAAGTTATTCCATTGACCGGCTGAGATTCCGCATTGCCAGATCAACCGATTAAACGGCCCGTGATTCGGCGAGCATCAGGGTACCTGCCTGAACGCGCCTCAGTGTTGGGAAAAATTTGCACGTATGTCCAATATCGGGGAAAAGTCGACCATTTTTGTAGTAATAATTCAAAATAAATACTACAAGTATCGAATTAATTAACTTTTCTGTATACTTGCGGACACAACAATTGTTTCCCAACACCTATTATCCATGAAGAAAAATTTCCTTCGCTTGTGGCTGCTCATGCTCATGACGGCCGTATCCATGTCGTGCGGCGACGATGATGACAAAACCCCCGAGACGATCCGCCTGGAAGATTCCTGGAAGGACGGCTGGAACGCGCAAAAGGTGCTCGACATTGCCAAGGGGCAACGCCCGGCGCCATCGGTGTACCTGGATGAAAAGTATATCAACTTCCACCTCGCCCAATTCGCCGGCGGAGCCACCTACCTCGTTACGAAAAAAGCATTGGACGACTACGGCCGCGACACACTCGGCTATCCCGACAACACCCAGTTTGTGATGACCAAAGCGGAAATGGACGCAATGCTCACCAAAACCGGAAAGGACATCAGCAAAATTGAGAAAGAATTGGGCATCCCTGCCGACAGCTGGAAAGGCAAGGAAATGGTACGGATTTCGATCCCCGACCCGAAAACGCTGAACGTGCGCCTGCCTACCGGCAACGAAATGGGCGCCAACAGCTTATGGCTCCCGGGCGGGCATTTGCCGACGGGCTATTCCGAGGCCGTTGTAAACCGCATTCCGAAAGGAAAATACACTGAGACACCACTATAACCCATGAAAAAGGAGGCGGCGCGTTGGGCGACGCGCCGCCATTCCGTTTTTTACGACGTATATTCAGCCCCGCATAACGCTATTTTTAAATGAAAGAAATTGCCAAAGAGGCCTGGAATTACACTTTGTCGGAGGAGCAGCCGGGGAGCTACGTCCTTTCGGTCGTGTGTGGCGGTGTGGGCATGTACGACTTTGCCATCCGGCTCACGCCCGCGCAGGCTGCGCGGTACGGGCAGGAAGGAATCGCCTACATTGCCGGTCTGGCCGCCGACGTTCGCCACGACCAGCGGCCTTTCGAGGCCCAGCGGGCTTAGTCCCACAGCGGCTTCCTGGGAAATTACAGGTTGATTAACAGACTGACAAAGGCCCTCGCGGGCCTTTTTTCTTTTTCCGTGCAACGTTACGGAAACTTGATCGTCATTGCGTTGCATTGAGATGCCCAGGCATCCCAGTGGACGCAAATCGAACAGTCGTTAAACAGCCATGTATGAAAACACCCCTACTCACCCTGGCCATTCTGGCCCTCACCATGCATTTTCTATCGGCGCAGCACGTGCGCATTTCGGGCCTGCTGATGGATTCCACGGCAGCTAAACCGATCGAATTTGCGACGGTCGCATTGATGAAAGACGGCAAAATCACCGAAGGCGTCACCGCCGATTCGAAGGGAAGGTTCGTGTTCGCCAAAGTTTCACCGGGCATTTACATTGTACAGGCCTCCCTCATGGGTTATACTACCAAAACCTTTGGTCCGGTTCATGCCGACAAGGGAGAGGATATCGAACTCGGTGTGATTAAACTGGTTGCCGCGGCGCAAGACTTGAAAGAAGTGACGGTTAGTGAGCAAAAAGCACTGTTCGAAGAGCGTTCGGACCGGATGGTTTATAATGCGGAGAAAGACATTAGCATCAAAGGCGGCGATGCGACGGACGTGCTCAGGAAAATCCCTTCCATAGCAGTCGATATCGAGGGCAATGTGCAGCTGCGCGGAAGCTCGAACATCAAAGTACTGATCAACAACAAGCCTTCCAACATCGTGGCACGCAGCGTTTCGGAAGCATTGAAACAGATTCCGGCCGACATTATCAAGCAAGTGGAAGTAATCACCTCACCTTCTGCCAAATACGACGCA includes:
- a CDS encoding sensor histidine kinase, which codes for MTDPREQTALEFLAGGGEMGRRIREFDWSATELGSPGGWPQSLRTCIRIMLSSKQPIWIGWGPNLLKFYNDAYIDIVRGKHPHALGDPASVVWKDIWKEIEPMLSRAMQRDEGTYVESRLLIMVRSGFPEETYYTFSYTPVLGDDGRPAGIICYNTADTERILSERALKTMQQLDTLGERKREGEVFAQVGRALSANVLDFPFAVLYKISEDGERADLVATSGVEGTDSRLDAQIRLSEDAGRYVHFARAVEDNKATEALNRGQWEDLARGGWDVAPKYVAYLPIQSASRKYPLALLAVGLNPYRKLDEAYRNFLQQIADRIALGLGNVMAYEEEQRRLRALEELDKAKTLFFTNISHEFRTPLMLMLGPLEELLRLNAPEWSEAEKAKVEVTHRNALRLLKLVNTLLDFSRMEGGRGHARFVRTDLAAYTQNLASNFRSVIEKAGMQFEVKVAGDECDAYVDRPMWEKVVFNLLSNAFKYTLEGTITLELSAEEKAVRLAVSDTGVGIPAHELPHVFERFHRVQNSAGRTYEGTGIGLSLIRELVHLHGGDIGVESMEGKGSRFTVTVPLGNKHLDASQVFETDPEMAEAISDFYIKEAETLLAAGQFAARSDKSCDNGGKNCVLIADDNADMRQHIQSLLGSEYDTLTASNGVEALEIIRRHRPALVLSDVMMPEMDGIALLKAVKNDPVIAQTPIILITARAGEESRIEGIEIGADDYIVKPFSSRELIVRAQAQMRMSSARSKIEASEKQFRTLTETLPQLVWMTDEKGHVLFASGRWMEYSGVAPTDEHSWRQIVHPDDLEAISESWAYSLATGAGYKAEVRLRSKTGEYRWHSGIGEPIRDEMGSIINWIGAFSDSHDQRIFTEELERKVDQRTQDLLHANKELESFNYVASHDLQEPLRKIQTFIHLIERNDFDSDLSKGYFKKIYLASQRMGELIQSVLSYSRLSENGENLQLVDLNKVIDDIRVDFELAIEEKQAAVVCENLPVLRANVLQMNQLFSNLISNSLKFSNGKPEIRITGRREAGRDIPLAGTGPREGDYYHITIRDNGIGFEPEFSEKIFALFQRLHRRQEYAGTGIGLSIVKKIIEQHNGYVSAESHPGEGAVFHLWLPA
- a CDS encoding response regulator, which produces MKTPGNISILLVDDDIDDQEIFLLTIQDTGTNVACDFACDGIQALQKLGEPAYKPNLIFIDINMPKMNGMELLAELKQNPRLDGTPIYMYSTSDQREIVTRCMELGASGFMKKSPDIEELRRDFINVIDKRTAI
- a CDS encoding RNA polymerase sigma factor; protein product: MASTFTDNDDKVLWQRFRQGDEEAFTALYQRYVRVLYSYGKKLATEDAVIEDLVQDLFIDLWQSRSRLADAESPRFYLFRSLRRRIHKAGNGRFNERWEYIDEGFHPVELSKESEIIESEQFQKQKDELDAWLKSLPGRQYEVLMLRYYQDFSYSQISEMLTINEQSVRNLVQRAVSKLRQLTISAAISGLFIFLLK
- a CDS encoding FecR family protein — protein: MSYYHYGLADFLEDRHFKSWVLTPDRESDDFWNNFLLQHPEKSEAIAGARSLLLGIQSQMEEDFPADDQVASMLEGIQSRRETTGGGQARRLWFRLGASLTAAAVVLVVIGWLRKPNRHDNHVSYSELLSAVEEPLIEQTNTTIAPILLTLPDSSTILLQPKSSVSYRRAFMDNALREVYLSGHAFFTVTKNRQRPFVVYSNELVTKVLGTSFMVKAFEDAKQVEVCVKTGKVSVFPRTDTEVCEGIATPELAGTIITPNQKVLFSRDQIQIRKELVESPEVLVSAVLPAPLQKFQDMPVAQLFSNIEETYGIDIVYDDRLFSQCLLTASFTNESLYEKMDLICKGIEADFQIVDGRMIISGHGCN
- a CDS encoding TonB-dependent receptor, giving the protein MKKLYPNYAYWQILMRFSCMQLIIAALLTTVAVAGVTEAQEVLNNRVTIQVQNQDVRKVLSAIEDQVKIKFLYSSSLIKAERKVSVNVRQEQLGAALKTILTPLNLDFEVSGKQIILKRVKMPVERLNPQSYKSATVDRTISGVVTDASGSFLPGVSVVVKGTSRGTGTDADGAYKIDAPDGNVTLTFSFVGFTSKDVDVAAGQNVLDVTLTQDEKLLNEVVVVGYGTASRKDLTGAVSIVKVSELTEQPNANLSNQLQGRASGVTVLTSGQPGQAPQIRIRGINSFGNNTPLFVVDGVPTQDINNLNPNDVASMQVLKDAGSASIYGSRASNGVVIITTKRGQGKVKVSYDMFYGTQTVPKGNVYDILSPQGMADLKFLALKNSGAAINDPQYGSGESPVLPDYIVPTGAKEGSVDLSKYYVNPNYTDKADMDSFYRIVKANKQGTDWFHEVFKNAPIQSHNLSVSGGGEQGNYLFSFNHFNQQGNLMNTFLKRYTIRANSQYNITKNIRVGENIALTLVNNPRTGILEEGGGIGMAYRMQPIIPVYDIQGNYAGSFGSGLGNAKNPVAIRDRARNNRGVVNSLFGNMFAEVDFLKDFNFRTSFGGGQFTYAENTFAYPEWENSENVTTNSYSERVNSGYNWTWTNTVTYEHSFNDKHNVKVLLGTEAYNSTYREVGGSTQNYFSFDPNYTSLSTGSGTPTNFSNRSADALFSYIGRIDYNFKDKYLLSGTLRRDGSSRFTSQYGWFPAVSAGWRLKEEAFMRSATWLTDLKIRGGWGIMGNQFNVDPANAFTTYGQNRSFAFYDIKGTGNSTVLGFQRTRVGNPNAKWEGNINSNIGIDAQLFNGAIDFTIDYYQKNIDDLLFSPELAGTVGQGTAPAVNIGKMKNKGIDMSIYGEKNIGKDLKLNATVTLTTYNNKIVKITDGVSYFDQEGRRFNGSTIVRNAVNHSIGQFFGYNIVGFWNSQAEIDAANAQAAEKSGNPAAIYQNEVKVGRFRYEDVNGDGIITADDRTFLGNPSPKFSYGLNIGATYKNFDFGIFLYGVQGNQIWNNLKWWHDFYTNFQGAKSNTALYDSWTPERTNATAPIQENTGSFSTTNVPNSYYVENGSYLRAKNAQIGYTLPKSLTQALKIDRLRVYVQTANLFTITKYSGPDPEVGQSQVAGSTAFGLDEGVYPNTRQFLVGLNLTF